Genomic DNA from Brassica rapa cultivar Chiifu-401-42 chromosome A04, CAAS_Brap_v3.01, whole genome shotgun sequence:
GATtagtatttacatttttaagGAGTTGTAACAAGAAGATTATCTATCAACCGCTTGTTGAAACTTCCACAAGAGGTGGATTTTCAAACTACTCATCTCTTACTTAAAGAAGCTTCACATTCTCAACATGGTTGAGATAGGTGTAGAATCTCTTACCCGTAAACGCTTCTGGTCCTTGGATTCCAACTTTTGTGATCGTCTTTCTCTCCACGTTGAAGTAGATGACATAGGAAGGCACTCTTTGGGACCAGGGGGCCAAGACGATTTCATTTACACCAACCATTCCAGCAATGCACATGTCCTCTGAAACTACATCCTCCCAAGAAGATGGTAATACATATACATGCTTGGACCATTCTTGTTTTGCAGCATCTCGTAGAACCCACAGCTCAAGACTTGTTCTTGATCGAGTAACATCATGAGAATCTCCAGACATAAGCAAACCTAGTTTCCCATCGTAGTTTACTAGAGTTGTTGAATCAGGCATTGCTTTACCGAACTTGACAGAGCTGAACTTCTCGGACCTCAAATCGAAAGAAACTACCATAGAATTCACTGAAGATCCGACTGCTCTAGCTGCGTAGTAAAGAACACCACTGATGCATATCCACTGACTTGAAGAACGATGTGGGATGCAACACTCGACCAACCTCCATGACAGTTTCTTGGTTCCTAATGTCAGAACTTGGTGCCTCACAGAGTGACCACTTACATACGAGCTTTCCATTGACAACACCTTGAACTCTTTCGCAATGGGCTCATATCCAAGATAGCTCTCGATTCCAAACCTCATCCTCGACTTCAATGTTGGTAAGATCAAAGACTGTCCCGTGCTAGGGTTACATATCACCGGGACATACGCTGGATTTATCCTCCCCTCCAAGATCGGCTTAGC
This window encodes:
- the LOC103865191 gene encoding putative F-box protein At2g19630; the encoded protein is MTSRRTTRSMTSLHRNSLPVPDELAMEIFSRLPSKAMARCRCACKLWSSMLRRQDFTELFLTKSCARPQLLFACNDHSVSKYVFILSPQPENPEENSHVVASNHLACFPSSYELFGCTNGFLCYGAKPILEGRINPAYVPVICNPSTGQSLILPTLKSRMRFGIESYLGYEPIAKEFKVLSMESSYVSGHSVRHQVLTLGTKKLSWRLVECCIPHRSSSQWICISGVLYYAARAVGSSVNSMVVSFDLRSEKFSSVKFGKAMPDSTTLVNYDGKLGLLMSGDSHDVTRSRTSLELWVLRDAAKQEWSKHVYVLPSSWEDVVSEDMCIAGMVGVNEIVLAPWSQRVPSYVIYFNVERKTITKVGIQGPEAFTGKRFYTYLNHVENVKLL